A single window of Oncorhynchus clarkii lewisi isolate Uvic-CL-2024 chromosome 10, UVic_Ocla_1.0, whole genome shotgun sequence DNA harbors:
- the LOC139418853 gene encoding NACHT, LRR and PYD domains-containing protein 3-like isoform X2, whose protein sequence is MSLSGERGEGTAASKMSLWEERGGTAASKMSLPQDIRSESVQHHRAESSTPSLLSMKSDNSMFLPPTFNQETQTADKGGLTIDLCAKCKRGPKDQVSIPGGHSYCKQCVSVLVSPKPLQHQHSESSHHYAGPGDVACDLCTEKKLKAVRSCLNCTASYCESHVRQHYIVAALQKHTLVEVTGNLEQKLCQLHHKALEVFCKTDQILVCNVCAVEDHRGHRKCYIEIPMLLDTSSLLGQSLKNMSDLNLFKNHLIHCYPECFETQLDNEDVRDLVEKMLESFGTEGALKITLNFLDIRNKTLWKAREIKTKLGQKFQQIFQGIGHHGKQTLLNDIYTELYITEGGSGEVNNEHEVRHIEAVSKEQTTQKTAIKCNNIFKRLPGQRKPIRTVLTKGIAGIGKTVSVQKFILDWAEGKANQDIHFIFPLPFRDLNLKKGQYSLMQLLQYYCPDLKDIDSIQCGEIKTLFIFDGLDECRHPLNFQNNEDLYDITEPTSVDVLLTNLIKGNLLPSSHLWITTRPAAANQIPFECVHQVTEVKGFSDPQKEEYFRKTIGDEDLASRIITQMKTSKSLYIMCHMPVFCWISATVLETMLKETKNVEVPKSLTQMNTHFLLIQTSVKNKKYNKATEKNPKKLSQSDKGMILKLGNLAFQQLQKGNLIFYEEDLTECGIDVTEASEYSALCTEMFKDKCGLYEDKVFSFVHLSIQEFLAAVYALESWLGKSENVFDESFKCDKLSDLHMSAVDKALQSKNGHLDLFLRFLLGLSLESNQNLLKGLLTRRGGQTPSIEETFKYLSDKIKMESSPERIINLFHCLNELGDNSVVEEIQTSLRSGSLSETKLQPHQCSALAFVLLMSEGVLDEFDLKTYNTSVEGRLRLLPVVKTCKKASLAGCDLTYPSCWTLASALRTPNCPLTELDLSYNDLGDRGVKLLFSPLHNIQTLILGPCGLTEGCCSYLASVLSAPNSQLKQLELRYNNLQDSGVTLLCAGLKDSNCKLQTLGLSQCGLTEGCCSDLASVLSAPTSQLKQLELRDNNLQDSGVTLLSDGLVDPNCKLQKLGLSQCGLTEGCCSYLASVLSAPNSQLKQLELRDNNLQDSGVTLLSDGLADPNCELQTLGLSGCEVTGEGCAALASALRSNPSHLRELDLSYNHPGDSAGGLLSAGKGDPRCKLMKLNVDHGAECRLVSGLRKYACQLTMDPNTANAHLLLSEENRKVTRVDKEQHYEDHPDRFKWHPQVLCREGLSGSRYYWEVMWDCGEPDIGVTYKGMSRMGWGSDSWIGQNTKSWSLNCAGEGYYYFYNAGGNITFFRGPVLHRVD, encoded by the exons atgagtctctctggggagagaggggaggggaccgctgcctctaaaatgagtctctgggaagagagaggagggaccgCTGCCTCTAAAATGAGCCTCCCTCAAGACATCCGCTCTGAGAG TGTCCAGCATCACCGAGCAGAGTCATCTACACCCAGCCTGTTATCAATGAAGAGTGACAACTCAATGTTTCTTCCACCTACTTTCAACCAGGAAACACAAACCGCTGACAAAGG TGGGCTAACAATAGACCTGTGTGCCAAGTGTAAAAGAGGGCCAAAGGATCAGGTATCCATCCCCGGTGGACACAGTTACTGCAAGCAGTGCGTAAGTGTCTTGGTCTCACCTAAACCTCTCCAACATCAGCACTCCGAGTCAAGTCACCACTACGCTGGACCTGGAGACGTGGCCTGTGATCTCTGCACTGAGAAAAAGCTCAAAGCTGTGAGGTCCTGTCTGAACTGCACTGCCTCCTATTGTGAGAGCCACGTAAGGCAGCATTACATAGTAGCGGCACTGCAAAAACACACCCTGGTGGAGGTGACAGGAAACCTGGAGCAGAAACTCTGCCAGCTGCACCACAAAGCTCTGGAAGTCTTCTGTAAGACCGACCAGATACTCGTCTGTAATGTATGTGCCGTGGAGGACCACAGAGGCCACAGAAAATGCTACATAGAG ATCCCCATGTTGTTGGACACTTCATCTCTACTAGGTCAGTCACTGAAAAACATGAGTGATTTGAATCTCTTCAAAAATCATCTGATCCATTGTTACCCAGAGTGCTTTGAGACCCAGCTGGACAATGAAGATGTTCGAGATTTGGTTGAGAAGATGCTGGAGAGTTTTGGAACCGAGGGTGCCTTGAAGATCACACTGAACTTTCTAGACATAAGAA ATAAAACTCTTTGGAAAGCCAGGGAAATTAAAACTAAACTGGGACAGAAGTTTCAACAAATATTTCAAGGAATTGGACACCATGGAAAGCAAACTCTCTTAAATGAcatctacacagagctctacatcacagaaGGTGGAAGTGGAgaggtcaataatgaacatgaggtgAGACATATCGAGGCGGTTTCTAAGGAACAAACCACACAAAAGACCGCAATCAAATGCAACAACATCTTCAAAAGGTTACCTGGACAAAGAAAACCTATCAGGACTGTGCTGACCAAAGGAAtcgctggcattggaaaaactgTTTCTGTGCAGAAGTTCATCCTTGACTGGGCAGAGGGAAAAGCAAATCAAGATATTCATTTCATATTTCCTCTTCCTTTCCGCGACCTTAACCTGAAAAAGGGTCAATATAGTCTGATGCAACTTCTGCAATACTACTGCCCAGATCTAAAAGATATTGACAGCATTCAGTGTGGTGAAATCAAAACTCTTTTCATTTTTGACGGTCTGGATGAGTGTCGACATCCTCTAAATTTCCAGAACAATGAGGACCTGTATGACATCACAGAGCCAACCTCAGTAGATGTGCTGCTGACAAACCTCATCAAAGGGAACCTGCTTCCCTCTTCTCATCTCTGGATAACCACACGGCCAGCAGCAGCCAATCAGATACCCTTTGAGTGTGTTCACCAGGTGACCGAAGTAAAAGGTTTCAGtgacccacagaaggaggagtacttcaggaagacAATCGGTGATGaggacctggccagcagaatcatCACACAGATGAAGACATCAAAAAGCCTCTACATCATGTGCCACATGCCAGTCTTCTGTTGGATATCAGCCACTGTCCTTGAAACAATGCTAAAAGAAACAAAGAATGTCGAAGTCCCCAAATCTCTGACACAGATGAACACCCACTTCCTGCTCATCCAAACCAGTGTGAAAAACAAAAAGTACAACAAAGCCACAGAGAAAAACCCAAAGAAACTGTCTCAGTCAGACAAAGGCATGATCCTGAAACTAGGAAATCTGGCTTTCCAACAGTTGCAGAAGGGTAACCTTATCTTCTATGAGGAAGACCTGACAGAGTGTGGCATCGATGTCACAGAGGCATCAGAGTACTCAGCCTTGTGTACAGAAATGTTTAAAGACAAATGTGGGCTATACGAAGACAAGGTCTTCAGCTTTGTCCATCTGAGCATTCAAGAGTTTCTGGCAGCAGTATATGCTTTAGAGTCATGGCTGGGGAAGTCTGAAAATGTGTTTGATGAATCATTCAAGTGTGACAAGTTGTCTGACTTACACATGAGTGCAGTGGACAAAGCCTTGCAGAGTAAGAATGGACACCTGGACCTGTTCCTTCGATTTcttctgggcctctcactggagtccaatcagaatcTCTTAAAAGGCCTTCTGACAAGGAGAGGAGGTCAAACACCGAGCATTGAGGAAACATTCAAGTACCTTTCAGACAAGATTAAGATGGAATCCTCACCAGAAAGGATCATCAACttgttccactgtctgaatgaacttGGGGATAACTCTGTAGTTGAAGAGATCCAGACCTCCCTGCGATCAGGAAGTCTTTCAGAAACAAAGCTACAACCTCACCAATGTTCAGCCCTGGCCTTTGTGTTACTGATGTCAGAGGGGGTGCTGGATGAGTTTGACCTGAAGACATATAACACATCAGTGGAAGGTCGTCTGAGGTTGCTGCCGGTAGTGAAAACCTGCAAGAAAGCATC ACTGGCTGGCTGTGACCTCACATATCCATCCTGTTGGACTCTGGCCTCAGCCCTGCGGACACCAAACTGCCCCCTGACAGAGCTAGACCTCAGCTACAATGACCTGGGAGACAGAGGAGTGAAGCTGCTATTCAGTCCACTCCACAACATACAGACACTTAT TCTAGGTCCATGTGGTCTGACAGAGGGTTGCTGTTCATATCTGGCCTCAGTCCTGAGTGCACCCAACTCACAACTGAAACAACTGGAGCTGAGATACAACAACCTGCAGGACTCAGGAGTTACACTGCTGTGTGCTGGACTGAAGGATTCAAACTGCAAACTGCAGACACTAGG cCTAAGTCAGTGTGGTCTGACAGAGGGTTGCTGTTCAGATCTGGCCTCAGTCCTGAGTGCACCCACCTCACAACTGAAACAACTGGAGCTGAGAGACAACAACCTGCAGGACTCAGGAGTTACACTGCTTTCTGATGGTCTGGTGGATCCAAACTGTAAACTACAGAAActagg CCTAAGTCAGTGTGGTCTGACAGAGGGTTGCTGTTCATATCTGGCCTCAGTCCTGAGTGCACCCAACTCACAACTGAAACAACTGGAGCTGAGAGACAACAACCTGCAGGACTCAGGAGTTACACTGCTTTCTGATGGCCTGGCGGATCCAAACTGTGAACTGCAGACACTAGG ACTGTCTGGCTGTGAAGTCACAGGGGAGGGCTGTGCTGCTCTGGCTTctgctctgaggtcaaacccctcccacctgagagagctggacctgagctacaatcacccaggagactctGCAGGGGGACTGCTTTCAGCTGGTAAAGGGGATCCCAGATGCAAACTGATGAAGCTGAA TGTGGATCACGGTGCAGAGTGCAGGCTGGTATCCGGGCTGAGAAAAT ATGCCTGTCAGCTCACCATGGACCCAAACACAGCAAACGCACACCTGTTACTCTCTGAGGAGAACAGGAAGGTGACACGGGTGGACAAGGAGCAGCATTACGAAGACCATCCAGACAGATTTAAATGGCATCCCCAAGTTCTCTGCAGAGAAGGCCTATCTGGATCTCGATATTACTGGGAGGTGATGTGGGATTGTGGAGAGCCTGACATTGGAGTGACTTACAAAGGAATGAGTCGGATGGGATGGGGGTCTGACAGTTGGATTGGACAAAATACCAAGTCCTGGAGTTTGAACTGCGCTGGTGAAGGTTACTATTACTTTTACAATGCGGGAGGCAATATCACATTCTTCCGTGGTCCTGTTTTGCACAGAGTTG actga
- the LOC139418853 gene encoding NACHT, LRR and PYD domains-containing protein 3-like isoform X1, with amino-acid sequence MSLSGERGEGTAASKMSLWEERGGTAASKMSLPQDIRSESVQHHRAESSTPSLLSMKSDNSMFLPPTFNQETQTADKGGLTIDLCAKCKRGPKDQVSIPGGHSYCKQCVSVLVSPKPLQHQHSESSHHYAGPGDVACDLCTEKKLKAVRSCLNCTASYCESHVRQHYIVAALQKHTLVEVTGNLEQKLCQLHHKALEVFCKTDQILVCNVCAVEDHRGHRKCYIEIPMLLDTSSLLGQSLKNMSDLNLFKNHLIHCYPECFETQLDNEDVRDLVEKMLESFGTEGALKITLNFLDIRNKTLWKAREIKTKLGQKFQQIFQGIGHHGKQTLLNDIYTELYITEGGSGEVNNEHEVRHIEAVSKEQTTQKTAIKCNNIFKRLPGQRKPIRTVLTKGIAGIGKTVSVQKFILDWAEGKANQDIHFIFPLPFRDLNLKKGQYSLMQLLQYYCPDLKDIDSIQCGEIKTLFIFDGLDECRHPLNFQNNEDLYDITEPTSVDVLLTNLIKGNLLPSSHLWITTRPAAANQIPFECVHQVTEVKGFSDPQKEEYFRKTIGDEDLASRIITQMKTSKSLYIMCHMPVFCWISATVLETMLKETKNVEVPKSLTQMNTHFLLIQTSVKNKKYNKATEKNPKKLSQSDKGMILKLGNLAFQQLQKGNLIFYEEDLTECGIDVTEASEYSALCTEMFKDKCGLYEDKVFSFVHLSIQEFLAAVYALESWLGKSENVFDESFKCDKLSDLHMSAVDKALQSKNGHLDLFLRFLLGLSLESNQNLLKGLLTRRGGQTPSIEETFKYLSDKIKMESSPERIINLFHCLNELGDNSVVEEIQTSLRSGSLSETKLQPHQCSALAFVLLMSEGVLDEFDLKTYNTSVEGRLRLLPVVKTCKKASLAGCDLTYPSCWTLASALRTPNCPLTELDLSYNDLGDRGVKLLFSPLHNIQTLILGPCGLTEGCCSYLASVLSAPNSQLKQLELRYNNLQDSGVTLLCAGLKDSNCKLQTLGLSQCGLTEGCCSDLASVLSAPTSQLKQLELRDNNLQDSGVTLLSDGLVDPNCKLQKLGLSQCGLTEGCCSYLASVLSAPNSQLKQLELRDNNLQDSGVTLLSDGLADPNCELQTLGLSGCEVTGEGCAALASALRSNPSHLRELDLSYNHPGDSAGGLLSAGKGDPRCKLMKLNVDHGAECRLVSGLRKYACQLTMDPNTANAHLLLSEENRKVTRVDKEQHYEDHPDRFKWHPQVLCREGLSGSRYYWEVMWDCGEPDIGVTYKGMSRMGWGSDSWIGQNTKSWSLNCAGEGYYYFYNAGGNITFFRGPVLHRVGVYLDWPAGTLSFYSVSFGKQKHLHTFYTTFTEPLYPGFWIYPHSSLST; translated from the exons atgagtctctctggggagagaggggaggggaccgctgcctctaaaatgagtctctgggaagagagaggagggaccgCTGCCTCTAAAATGAGCCTCCCTCAAGACATCCGCTCTGAGAG TGTCCAGCATCACCGAGCAGAGTCATCTACACCCAGCCTGTTATCAATGAAGAGTGACAACTCAATGTTTCTTCCACCTACTTTCAACCAGGAAACACAAACCGCTGACAAAGG TGGGCTAACAATAGACCTGTGTGCCAAGTGTAAAAGAGGGCCAAAGGATCAGGTATCCATCCCCGGTGGACACAGTTACTGCAAGCAGTGCGTAAGTGTCTTGGTCTCACCTAAACCTCTCCAACATCAGCACTCCGAGTCAAGTCACCACTACGCTGGACCTGGAGACGTGGCCTGTGATCTCTGCACTGAGAAAAAGCTCAAAGCTGTGAGGTCCTGTCTGAACTGCACTGCCTCCTATTGTGAGAGCCACGTAAGGCAGCATTACATAGTAGCGGCACTGCAAAAACACACCCTGGTGGAGGTGACAGGAAACCTGGAGCAGAAACTCTGCCAGCTGCACCACAAAGCTCTGGAAGTCTTCTGTAAGACCGACCAGATACTCGTCTGTAATGTATGTGCCGTGGAGGACCACAGAGGCCACAGAAAATGCTACATAGAG ATCCCCATGTTGTTGGACACTTCATCTCTACTAGGTCAGTCACTGAAAAACATGAGTGATTTGAATCTCTTCAAAAATCATCTGATCCATTGTTACCCAGAGTGCTTTGAGACCCAGCTGGACAATGAAGATGTTCGAGATTTGGTTGAGAAGATGCTGGAGAGTTTTGGAACCGAGGGTGCCTTGAAGATCACACTGAACTTTCTAGACATAAGAA ATAAAACTCTTTGGAAAGCCAGGGAAATTAAAACTAAACTGGGACAGAAGTTTCAACAAATATTTCAAGGAATTGGACACCATGGAAAGCAAACTCTCTTAAATGAcatctacacagagctctacatcacagaaGGTGGAAGTGGAgaggtcaataatgaacatgaggtgAGACATATCGAGGCGGTTTCTAAGGAACAAACCACACAAAAGACCGCAATCAAATGCAACAACATCTTCAAAAGGTTACCTGGACAAAGAAAACCTATCAGGACTGTGCTGACCAAAGGAAtcgctggcattggaaaaactgTTTCTGTGCAGAAGTTCATCCTTGACTGGGCAGAGGGAAAAGCAAATCAAGATATTCATTTCATATTTCCTCTTCCTTTCCGCGACCTTAACCTGAAAAAGGGTCAATATAGTCTGATGCAACTTCTGCAATACTACTGCCCAGATCTAAAAGATATTGACAGCATTCAGTGTGGTGAAATCAAAACTCTTTTCATTTTTGACGGTCTGGATGAGTGTCGACATCCTCTAAATTTCCAGAACAATGAGGACCTGTATGACATCACAGAGCCAACCTCAGTAGATGTGCTGCTGACAAACCTCATCAAAGGGAACCTGCTTCCCTCTTCTCATCTCTGGATAACCACACGGCCAGCAGCAGCCAATCAGATACCCTTTGAGTGTGTTCACCAGGTGACCGAAGTAAAAGGTTTCAGtgacccacagaaggaggagtacttcaggaagacAATCGGTGATGaggacctggccagcagaatcatCACACAGATGAAGACATCAAAAAGCCTCTACATCATGTGCCACATGCCAGTCTTCTGTTGGATATCAGCCACTGTCCTTGAAACAATGCTAAAAGAAACAAAGAATGTCGAAGTCCCCAAATCTCTGACACAGATGAACACCCACTTCCTGCTCATCCAAACCAGTGTGAAAAACAAAAAGTACAACAAAGCCACAGAGAAAAACCCAAAGAAACTGTCTCAGTCAGACAAAGGCATGATCCTGAAACTAGGAAATCTGGCTTTCCAACAGTTGCAGAAGGGTAACCTTATCTTCTATGAGGAAGACCTGACAGAGTGTGGCATCGATGTCACAGAGGCATCAGAGTACTCAGCCTTGTGTACAGAAATGTTTAAAGACAAATGTGGGCTATACGAAGACAAGGTCTTCAGCTTTGTCCATCTGAGCATTCAAGAGTTTCTGGCAGCAGTATATGCTTTAGAGTCATGGCTGGGGAAGTCTGAAAATGTGTTTGATGAATCATTCAAGTGTGACAAGTTGTCTGACTTACACATGAGTGCAGTGGACAAAGCCTTGCAGAGTAAGAATGGACACCTGGACCTGTTCCTTCGATTTcttctgggcctctcactggagtccaatcagaatcTCTTAAAAGGCCTTCTGACAAGGAGAGGAGGTCAAACACCGAGCATTGAGGAAACATTCAAGTACCTTTCAGACAAGATTAAGATGGAATCCTCACCAGAAAGGATCATCAACttgttccactgtctgaatgaacttGGGGATAACTCTGTAGTTGAAGAGATCCAGACCTCCCTGCGATCAGGAAGTCTTTCAGAAACAAAGCTACAACCTCACCAATGTTCAGCCCTGGCCTTTGTGTTACTGATGTCAGAGGGGGTGCTGGATGAGTTTGACCTGAAGACATATAACACATCAGTGGAAGGTCGTCTGAGGTTGCTGCCGGTAGTGAAAACCTGCAAGAAAGCATC ACTGGCTGGCTGTGACCTCACATATCCATCCTGTTGGACTCTGGCCTCAGCCCTGCGGACACCAAACTGCCCCCTGACAGAGCTAGACCTCAGCTACAATGACCTGGGAGACAGAGGAGTGAAGCTGCTATTCAGTCCACTCCACAACATACAGACACTTAT TCTAGGTCCATGTGGTCTGACAGAGGGTTGCTGTTCATATCTGGCCTCAGTCCTGAGTGCACCCAACTCACAACTGAAACAACTGGAGCTGAGATACAACAACCTGCAGGACTCAGGAGTTACACTGCTGTGTGCTGGACTGAAGGATTCAAACTGCAAACTGCAGACACTAGG cCTAAGTCAGTGTGGTCTGACAGAGGGTTGCTGTTCAGATCTGGCCTCAGTCCTGAGTGCACCCACCTCACAACTGAAACAACTGGAGCTGAGAGACAACAACCTGCAGGACTCAGGAGTTACACTGCTTTCTGATGGTCTGGTGGATCCAAACTGTAAACTACAGAAActagg CCTAAGTCAGTGTGGTCTGACAGAGGGTTGCTGTTCATATCTGGCCTCAGTCCTGAGTGCACCCAACTCACAACTGAAACAACTGGAGCTGAGAGACAACAACCTGCAGGACTCAGGAGTTACACTGCTTTCTGATGGCCTGGCGGATCCAAACTGTGAACTGCAGACACTAGG ACTGTCTGGCTGTGAAGTCACAGGGGAGGGCTGTGCTGCTCTGGCTTctgctctgaggtcaaacccctcccacctgagagagctggacctgagctacaatcacccaggagactctGCAGGGGGACTGCTTTCAGCTGGTAAAGGGGATCCCAGATGCAAACTGATGAAGCTGAA TGTGGATCACGGTGCAGAGTGCAGGCTGGTATCCGGGCTGAGAAAAT ATGCCTGTCAGCTCACCATGGACCCAAACACAGCAAACGCACACCTGTTACTCTCTGAGGAGAACAGGAAGGTGACACGGGTGGACAAGGAGCAGCATTACGAAGACCATCCAGACAGATTTAAATGGCATCCCCAAGTTCTCTGCAGAGAAGGCCTATCTGGATCTCGATATTACTGGGAGGTGATGTGGGATTGTGGAGAGCCTGACATTGGAGTGACTTACAAAGGAATGAGTCGGATGGGATGGGGGTCTGACAGTTGGATTGGACAAAATACCAAGTCCTGGAGTTTGAACTGCGCTGGTGAAGGTTACTATTACTTTTACAATGCGGGAGGCAATATCACATTCTTCCGTGGTCCTGTTTTGCACAGAGTTGGTGTGTATCTTGACTGGCCTGCTGGTACTTTGTCCTTCTATAGTGTGTCCTTTGGTAAACAGAAACACCTTCACACATTCTACACCACATTCACTGAACCCCTCTATCCTGGGTTTTGGATATACCCACACTCTTCCTTGTCTACAtaa